From Chlamydiifrater volucris, one genomic window encodes:
- a CDS encoding cell envelope integrity protein TolA, protein MSVSECVESASSAGISKGKSLFEPIEKIKSKIRSVNIIRALFLICIVFSGVILSLPVAFGIVGSLSAKSIVWALLGNSLTLTWGIVILASALIIFLTSIGGLVASSKFAWRLYLKKEVLEDRYRILEVKKPVELSSEEKLRIEADFLASPHIKESVKKMELDILLKRACLRPSEAAKLISRVYILWPSQPKIESTYRKCPDVGASHRCRRELRFVFSGFFTRKEMLGLGDLLRKELAKGDIFDPKFCNSVYAECVKSFPALVAVEAAYFVWLRGAFSYLGRAKEAIFWNKNYRREFLTELKFFSDKMDFRILDWFDRFSGLIPACMAVFSPNYLSHDEKNLSSTGVLVCPSTVNWDWNYYCKKVMEYSNQTLFLDREVGQAASLLEYAEHGLYSEIFRKQVITFDYTRTPVNFFDSPTELWEMGELCDKDPKLSSSIDEGLEKLRHCGYLGDQLIVEVQEFEKIILGMQKKRSSEEFSDLETSSEAPSEKAPSEKAPSEKAPSEKAPSEKAPSEKAPSEKAPSEKAPSEKAPSEKAPSEKAPSEKAPSEKAPSIEDRESPTTESLFEEELEKGALEQSLLAEELQFSRPLAAGTPIFKATFGKVGDLSEEGGAGVDLETLSGLEQLVEFSEEGIFSTTDVIQKQSLLGEVQSLTKSLKDDGDLLKAEESLFGPDDEMEPVPEKCIERPELLEKEEVSPSSKTLESTREEVAHDEESSGSQFLREGRRDVVEEELGPEDEMSVLTGGTWIVSTALSETSEGVVEGEREIVEKELSPEDEMSVLTGGTWVVRAASSEVSEGAEEGPEVIATQEGSTGFQLSSAGGSPTAPHHPELTPELVRKIEWFFSKSDEGLTGGGEKESATVAMEATHSPAPKGEALSPIDEELELEFSMESPSLTEGMVEALDRILGKSEIVTSSSLVTSPGKVSTEASEKGLISPKAPGYVFVKDLKMKEASPWQVPGRVVSCDPSLDDDPQSREPPRPVFTKSSKKERKFSILTSSDLRGKPEGVRSHTTTEDSEQKKTPLKTSEGKKDKPGVTSKAPRKSSEASKIPAPIKSSSTRRKLILTPSSSRRRIALTRKGSGFGHPSKAPSLEKVLERSGEGSSEETIKEVLSSAGEVVEKSQASTEEGFKKLDVAMGVLASLFDDPRVLSGEGIEIAATSTGGVEAKEGTSAVDSEKSSSKDSSKEEPSASETDGKGS, encoded by the coding sequence ATGTCTGTTAGTGAGTGCGTAGAGTCAGCGTCTTCGGCTGGCATCAGCAAGGGAAAGAGTCTTTTCGAACCTATAGAAAAAATAAAATCCAAGATTCGGTCTGTTAACATAATTCGAGCGCTTTTTCTTATTTGTATTGTTTTTAGTGGGGTTATACTTTCATTGCCCGTAGCTTTCGGAATAGTAGGGTCTTTATCAGCAAAAAGCATCGTCTGGGCTTTGTTGGGAAATTCTCTAACATTGACGTGGGGTATAGTGATCCTTGCTTCGGCACTGATTATATTTCTAACTTCTATAGGGGGTCTTGTAGCTTCAAGCAAATTTGCGTGGAGGCTTTATTTAAAAAAAGAGGTTTTAGAAGACAGGTATAGAATTTTGGAAGTCAAGAAGCCCGTGGAGTTGTCCTCTGAGGAAAAACTCCGAATAGAAGCAGATTTTCTTGCAAGCCCACACATAAAAGAATCCGTAAAGAAGATGGAGTTAGATATCTTGCTAAAGAGAGCCTGTTTAAGGCCTTCTGAAGCAGCTAAACTGATTTCCCGAGTATACATATTGTGGCCTTCGCAGCCAAAGATAGAATCTACCTACAGGAAGTGTCCTGATGTAGGAGCTTCGCATAGGTGTAGGAGGGAATTGCGTTTTGTTTTTTCTGGCTTCTTTACCCGGAAAGAAATGTTGGGTCTTGGAGATTTATTACGCAAGGAACTTGCTAAAGGAGATATTTTTGACCCGAAATTCTGTAATTCGGTCTATGCCGAGTGTGTAAAATCTTTTCCAGCTTTAGTGGCTGTAGAAGCAGCATACTTTGTTTGGCTTCGCGGTGCATTTTCCTATTTAGGTAGAGCGAAAGAAGCAATTTTTTGGAACAAGAATTACCGAAGAGAGTTCCTGACAGAGTTAAAGTTTTTCTCTGACAAGATGGATTTTCGTATTCTCGATTGGTTTGATAGATTTTCCGGACTTATACCGGCGTGCATGGCAGTTTTTAGTCCAAATTATTTGTCTCATGATGAAAAAAACCTCAGTTCTACGGGAGTTCTAGTATGCCCCAGCACAGTCAACTGGGACTGGAATTACTACTGTAAAAAAGTGATGGAATATTCTAATCAAACACTTTTTCTTGATAGAGAGGTTGGTCAGGCTGCATCTTTATTGGAGTATGCGGAACATGGATTGTACAGCGAAATCTTTAGGAAACAGGTTATTACGTTTGATTATACAAGAACTCCTGTAAACTTTTTTGATTCTCCAACAGAGCTGTGGGAAATGGGTGAATTGTGTGACAAGGACCCGAAATTATCTTCCAGTATCGATGAAGGGCTAGAGAAACTTCGTCATTGTGGATACTTGGGTGATCAGTTAATTGTTGAAGTTCAGGAGTTCGAGAAGATAATTTTAGGAATGCAGAAAAAAAGATCTTCCGAGGAATTCTCGGATCTGGAAACTTCCTCAGAAGCTCCTTCCGAGAAAGCTCCTTCCGAGAAAGCTCCTTCCGAGAAAGCTCCTTCCGAGAAAGCTCCTTCCGAGAAAGCTCCTTCCGAGAAAGCTCCTTCCGAGAAAGCTCCTTCCGAGAAAGCTCCTTCCGAGAAAGCTCCTTCCGAGAAAGCTCCTTCCGAGAAAGCTCCTTCCGAGAAAGCTCCTTCCGAGAAAGCTCCTTCCATAGAAGATAGAGAGTCTCCGACCACAGAGTCTTTGTTTGAAGAAGAGTTAGAGAAAGGTGCTTTGGAGCAGTCATTACTTGCGGAGGAACTTCAGTTTTCAAGACCTCTAGCGGCAGGTACGCCTATTTTTAAAGCTACTTTCGGAAAGGTTGGTGATCTTAGTGAGGAGGGAGGTGCTGGTGTCGACCTGGAGACACTGAGTGGTTTGGAGCAATTGGTAGAGTTTTCAGAGGAAGGAATTTTTTCAACGACTGATGTTATTCAAAAACAATCCCTGTTAGGGGAAGTCCAATCATTGACTAAGTCTCTGAAAGATGATGGGGATCTCCTGAAAGCAGAAGAATCACTGTTTGGTCCAGATGATGAAATGGAACCTGTTCCGGAGAAATGCATTGAGAGGCCGGAGTTATTGGAGAAGGAAGAGGTTTCTCCTTCTAGTAAAACGTTAGAAAGTACTCGGGAGGAGGTTGCTCATGATGAGGAGTCTTCTGGGTCACAATTTCTTAGAGAAGGTAGGAGGGATGTCGTTGAAGAAGAATTGGGACCTGAGGACGAAATGTCGGTATTGACTGGGGGTACTTGGATAGTAAGTACTGCACTGTCAGAAACATCTGAGGGAGTCGTAGAGGGAGAGAGAGAGATTGTTGAAAAGGAGTTAAGTCCTGAGGACGAAATGTCGGTATTGACTGGGGGTACCTGGGTAGTGAGAGCTGCTTCTTCGGAAGTGTCTGAGGGAGCTGAGGAAGGTCCTGAAGTCATTGCTACGCAAGAGGGGAGTACTGGCTTTCAATTATCTTCCGCGGGAGGAAGTCCTACAGCACCACATCATCCAGAGTTAACTCCGGAGTTGGTAAGAAAAATAGAGTGGTTTTTCAGCAAAAGTGACGAAGGATTGACGGGTGGAGGAGAAAAAGAAAGTGCTACTGTTGCTATGGAAGCGACGCATTCTCCAGCACCTAAGGGGGAGGCTTTGTCGCCTATCGATGAAGAATTAGAGTTAGAATTTAGTATGGAGAGTCCATCTCTTACCGAAGGGATGGTGGAGGCCTTGGACAGGATTCTTGGTAAAAGCGAAATTGTTACTTCTTCTTCTCTTGTAACCAGTCCAGGGAAAGTTTCTACAGAAGCTTCTGAAAAAGGTCTTATATCTCCGAAGGCTCCGGGGTATGTTTTCGTAAAGGATCTTAAAATGAAAGAAGCTTCTCCTTGGCAGGTTCCTGGGAGGGTTGTTTCATGTGATCCTTCCCTAGACGATGATCCTCAATCTCGTGAGCCTCCCAGGCCTGTGTTTACAAAATCTTCCAAAAAAGAAAGAAAATTTTCGATTTTGACTTCAAGTGATTTAAGGGGCAAACCTGAAGGGGTGAGATCTCACACTACTACGGAAGATTCCGAACAGAAAAAGACTCCTTTGAAAACTTCAGAGGGTAAGAAGGATAAGCCTGGTGTAACATCAAAAGCGCCCAGGAAGTCTTCGGAAGCATCAAAAATTCCTGCTCCAATAAAAAGCAGCTCTACTAGGAGAAAGCTAATTTTGACGCCATCATCTTCTAGAAGGCGGATTGCTCTAACTCGCAAAGGAAGTGGTTTTGGACATCCCAGTAAGGCTCCCTCTTTAGAAAAGGTGTTAGAAAGGTCGGGCGAGGGATCTTCTGAAGAAACTATCAAGGAGGTTCTCTCTTCTGCGGGCGAAGTTGTTGAAAAGTCGCAGGCATCTACAGAGGAGGGTTTCAAAAAGTTGGATGTAGCGATGGGGGTTTTGGCGTCTCTTTTTGATGATCCAAGAGTGTTGTCGGGAGAAGGAATAGAAATCGCTGCGACTTCTACAGGAGGTGTAGAAGCTAAGGAAGGGACTTCAGCAGTTGATTCAGAAAAGTCTTCGTCTAAAGATAGTAGTAAAGAAGAGCCTTCAGCGAGTGAGACAGATGGAAAAGGTAGCTAG
- a CDS encoding ribonuclease Z has product MSARELIILGCSGQQPTRARNQGAYLLRWNSEGFLFDPGEGTQRQFIFADVSPTSVTRIFISHFHGDHCLGLGSMLMRLNLDKVSWPIHCYYPASGKKYFDRLRYSTIYHETIQVVEHPIREEGIVESNNEFCIEAAWLKHPVDTLGWRITESDTRKLLPEKLAAKGLKGPIVKELITHGHIKTSEGTPVSFAEVGYIKKGASVSVIADTLPCKNIEKLSQNARLMLCESTYLSEHKHLALSHSHMTAKDAATIAAKANVQELILTHFSARYTHLQDFEKEARTIFPNTHVAEEFRRFPFPKNE; this is encoded by the coding sequence ATGAGTGCACGAGAGTTAATTATCTTGGGATGTTCTGGGCAACAGCCAACAAGGGCTCGCAACCAAGGGGCCTACCTGCTACGTTGGAATTCCGAAGGCTTCTTGTTTGATCCCGGAGAGGGCACACAGCGACAGTTCATTTTTGCCGACGTTTCGCCAACTTCTGTAACAAGGATCTTTATCAGCCATTTTCATGGAGATCATTGTTTGGGCTTGGGCTCTATGCTTATGCGCCTAAATCTTGATAAAGTATCTTGGCCTATACATTGCTATTACCCTGCATCAGGAAAAAAATATTTCGATAGGCTCCGTTACTCTACTATTTATCACGAAACTATCCAAGTTGTCGAGCACCCTATTAGAGAAGAAGGTATTGTAGAGTCCAATAATGAATTCTGCATCGAAGCTGCCTGGTTAAAACATCCTGTAGACACCTTGGGATGGCGCATTACAGAGTCTGATACCCGAAAACTCCTCCCCGAAAAATTAGCAGCCAAAGGACTTAAAGGTCCAATAGTTAAAGAATTAATAACTCACGGACATATAAAAACTTCTGAAGGAACTCCTGTCTCTTTCGCAGAGGTTGGATACATCAAAAAAGGTGCTTCAGTATCTGTCATTGCTGACACATTACCGTGTAAAAATATTGAAAAATTATCGCAGAATGCACGTCTTATGCTCTGCGAAAGCACGTATCTCAGTGAGCATAAACACCTTGCTCTTTCTCATTCGCATATGACAGCCAAAGATGCTGCTACTATAGCAGCTAAAGCAAATGTACAAGAGCTGATTTTAACACATTTCTCCGCCCGATACACACATTTACAAGATTTTGAAAAAGAAGCTAGAACAATTTTTCCTAACACTCATGTCGCTGAAGAGTTTCGAAGATTTCCTTTCCCGAAAAACGAATGA
- a CDS encoding tyrosine recombinase XerC — protein sequence MFLSVIEFLRHLSITKSCSAHTLRNYAIDLADCMTFLFNNNLMKSTNSSITEDSSFQNPISEADPLFYKASSLLSYLHEEALDKQNLPPSPSLQTISKEHLRSYLLTLINDNKAKRTIRRKLSSIRSFLSYCVRAKKITDNPAQMIRGPGLGKDIPKPIHYEQVVVLMSTPDLSTYSGFRDRCILELFYSSGLRVSELVALNQTDIDFVTPALKVRGKGKKERIVPMTENAASWLKKYLCHADRNSLPSPHPQAVFLNRFGGRLTARSIDRSFQYYLKKSGLSGNITPHTIRHTIATHWLENGMDLKTIQLLLGHSSLETTTVYTHVSVKLKRKIHEKAHPHG from the coding sequence ATGTTTCTTTCTGTCATAGAATTTCTCAGACACCTCTCCATAACAAAAAGTTGTTCTGCACACACTCTCCGTAATTACGCTATTGATCTTGCTGACTGCATGACGTTCTTATTTAATAACAACCTCATGAAATCAACCAACTCCTCCATTACTGAAGACTCTTCTTTCCAAAACCCTATATCAGAAGCTGATCCTCTCTTTTACAAAGCCTCTTCCTTACTCTCTTACCTTCACGAAGAGGCCCTCGACAAACAAAATCTCCCCCCTTCCCCCTCTTTGCAAACCATTTCCAAAGAGCACTTAAGAAGCTACCTGCTTACGCTTATCAATGATAACAAAGCAAAACGGACTATACGGAGGAAACTATCCTCGATACGTAGCTTCCTTTCCTACTGCGTACGAGCAAAAAAAATTACCGACAATCCCGCCCAGATGATTCGCGGGCCAGGCTTGGGTAAAGACATTCCCAAACCTATTCACTATGAACAAGTTGTTGTTCTTATGTCGACCCCTGATCTTTCCACGTATTCCGGTTTTCGCGACCGGTGCATTCTAGAACTTTTCTACAGTTCTGGATTGCGCGTTAGCGAGCTCGTTGCTCTTAATCAAACGGATATAGATTTTGTAACCCCTGCCCTTAAGGTTCGAGGCAAGGGCAAGAAGGAACGCATCGTCCCCATGACAGAAAATGCCGCCTCCTGGTTAAAAAAATATTTGTGCCATGCCGATAGGAACTCTCTGCCCTCCCCTCATCCCCAAGCTGTTTTCCTAAATCGCTTTGGAGGACGTTTAACCGCACGATCTATAGACAGAAGCTTTCAATACTACCTCAAAAAATCGGGACTTTCAGGAAATATTACCCCGCATACCATCCGACATACAATAGCTACACACTGGCTGGAAAATGGCATGGACCTAAAAACTATCCAGCTCCTCCTTGGCCATTCCTCTCTGGAAACAACAACCGTCTACACGCATGTTTCCGTGAAACTGAAAAGAAAAATCCACGAGAAAGCCCACCCCCACGGCTAA
- a CDS encoding ABC-F family ATP-binding cassette domain-containing protein translates to MSIVLDKIGKSLGTRVLFDDVSVVFNPGNRYGLTGPNGAGKSTLLKIITGMVEPTKGSVSLPKKVGILRQNIEQFGEYSVLDCVIMGNAALWQAMQKRDALYLEEFTDEVGMQIAELEEVIAEEDGYRAETEAETLLSGIGIPEELFLAKMSTIPVDLQFRVLLCQALFGNPEALLLDEPTNHLDLHSINWLGDFLVDYQGTVIVVSHDRHFLNTITTHIADIDYDTIIVYPGNYDDMVETKTASREQEKADIKSKEKKIAQLKDFVAKFGAGSRASQVQSRIREIKKLQPQELKKSNIQRPYIRFPLSEKASGKVVFSVEDLGKSYGDNEVFNKLSFEVHQGDKVGIIGNNGLGKTTLLKLLAGVENPSQGNIKIGHQVLFSYFPQNHSDVLKNCEEETLFDWLRDRKTGIGDQEIRSVLGKMLFGGDDAFKKIGALSGGETARLLMAGIMLEDHNVLILDEANNHLDLESVSALSWAIEDYKGTVIFVSHDRSLINDCASKLIVFDKDRITFFNGTLEEHSSSPSSSKGISPKAKKGK, encoded by the coding sequence ATGAGTATTGTTCTAGATAAAATCGGTAAGTCTCTCGGAACCCGAGTATTGTTTGATGACGTGTCTGTCGTCTTTAACCCAGGGAATCGCTACGGCCTCACAGGTCCTAATGGGGCGGGAAAGTCTACTCTACTAAAAATTATTACTGGGATGGTGGAACCTACCAAAGGCAGTGTTTCTTTGCCCAAGAAGGTGGGTATCCTACGTCAGAATATTGAACAGTTCGGCGAGTATTCTGTTCTGGATTGTGTAATTATGGGTAACGCCGCTCTATGGCAAGCTATGCAAAAACGCGATGCCCTCTACTTAGAGGAATTTACCGATGAAGTTGGAATGCAGATTGCAGAGCTCGAAGAAGTCATTGCTGAAGAAGATGGGTACCGAGCAGAGACAGAAGCCGAAACCTTGCTGTCCGGCATCGGCATCCCCGAAGAGTTGTTCCTCGCCAAAATGTCTACCATTCCTGTAGATCTACAGTTTCGAGTTCTCTTGTGCCAAGCACTATTCGGTAACCCCGAAGCCTTACTCCTCGACGAGCCCACCAACCACCTTGACCTTCACTCCATAAACTGGTTGGGGGATTTCCTCGTCGATTACCAAGGAACCGTTATCGTTGTTAGTCACGATAGGCATTTTCTCAATACTATCACGACACACATCGCCGATATAGACTACGACACCATTATCGTCTACCCCGGCAACTACGACGATATGGTAGAGACAAAGACAGCGTCCCGTGAGCAGGAAAAGGCAGATATAAAATCTAAAGAGAAGAAAATTGCACAACTCAAAGATTTTGTCGCTAAATTTGGAGCTGGATCGCGCGCAAGCCAGGTGCAGTCTCGTATTCGGGAAATCAAGAAACTACAGCCCCAAGAACTAAAAAAATCTAATATTCAACGCCCCTATATTCGATTCCCCTTATCGGAAAAAGCTTCCGGCAAGGTGGTGTTTTCCGTAGAAGATTTAGGCAAAAGTTATGGGGATAATGAAGTTTTTAACAAACTCTCTTTTGAAGTCCATCAGGGGGACAAAGTAGGTATCATCGGTAACAACGGATTGGGGAAAACCACCCTACTTAAATTACTCGCTGGAGTGGAAAATCCTTCGCAAGGGAACATAAAAATTGGGCACCAAGTACTCTTCTCCTACTTTCCTCAAAACCACTCCGACGTTCTGAAAAATTGTGAAGAAGAGACCCTCTTCGATTGGCTGCGAGATCGCAAAACAGGTATCGGTGATCAAGAGATTCGTAGCGTTTTAGGTAAAATGCTTTTCGGTGGCGACGATGCTTTTAAAAAAATTGGCGCTCTTTCGGGAGGGGAAACCGCGCGCTTACTAATGGCCGGAATCATGCTTGAGGATCATAATGTACTCATCCTTGATGAGGCTAACAACCATTTGGACCTCGAGTCTGTCTCAGCACTCTCCTGGGCTATAGAAGATTATAAAGGAACTGTTATCTTTGTTTCTCATGACAGAAGTCTTATCAATGACTGTGCCTCCAAACTGATCGTTTTCGACAAGGACCGTATAACATTCTTCAACGGCACACTGGAGGAACACTCATCATCTCCTTCCTCTTCTAAAGGGATTTCTCCAAAGGCCAAAAAAGGTAAGTAG
- a CDS encoding DUF4229 domain-containing protein: MEISSFVPTSGANLEGYKDARIVKVYNKISWIEVSCLAIAVMGAVFFAVGVLLGEGFLLAVLLATAVTSIASFLFFKRQREKNELITSYVKREFLPPFTPPEESIKYQRSGPIIASLMDMDIKWPHPWHLEDYSIFASMNVKKSDTVKFRSLRDLAYIFLGFFSWEELTEFLEFVFKRYSQVDDLSIAMYDRLYAECIKRFPKVVAVEAAHFAWLKECYPYLGKAFDAFFINKEFSYRSEFFSRLHGLFEKEFCMDRVAKIDTLEKFRGWVPVCLSSLSLGKELNTSSRWDMDWKTFCRKVSQFCFLSHKYRGAYGQWDKFQQFVEEGAAKAFSECEEINFEYEIVENNLFEEPEPLWNLGSICEEDRVLVMKIEEGLEALDHCGYLGKESLDKVKAFERQILGIKKF, from the coding sequence ATGGAAATTAGTAGTTTTGTTCCAACTAGTGGAGCGAATTTGGAGGGTTATAAGGACGCTCGGATTGTAAAGGTTTATAATAAAATATCTTGGATCGAGGTGTCCTGTTTAGCTATAGCCGTCATGGGAGCAGTTTTCTTCGCTGTGGGAGTACTCCTTGGGGAAGGATTTCTATTGGCAGTGCTCCTTGCGACCGCAGTAACAAGTATTGCCAGTTTTCTCTTCTTTAAGAGGCAAAGGGAGAAAAATGAGCTTATCACCTCATATGTGAAAAGAGAATTTTTACCTCCTTTCACGCCTCCAGAGGAAAGTATAAAGTACCAAAGATCGGGTCCCATAATAGCATCCCTTATGGACATGGATATAAAATGGCCTCATCCGTGGCATCTAGAAGATTATAGTATTTTCGCAAGTATGAATGTAAAAAAGAGTGATACTGTTAAATTTCGTAGTTTAAGAGACTTAGCGTATATCTTTCTTGGCTTTTTTTCTTGGGAAGAATTAACGGAATTTTTAGAGTTTGTTTTCAAAAGATATAGTCAGGTTGATGACCTTTCGATTGCAATGTATGATCGACTATATGCCGAATGTATAAAAAGATTTCCTAAGGTAGTTGCTGTTGAGGCAGCACACTTTGCATGGCTTAAAGAGTGTTATCCGTACCTAGGTAAAGCTTTCGATGCATTTTTTATCAACAAAGAATTTAGTTACAGAAGTGAATTTTTTTCTCGACTACACGGTCTGTTTGAGAAAGAATTTTGCATGGATAGGGTGGCTAAGATTGACACACTTGAGAAGTTCCGAGGGTGGGTTCCTGTGTGCCTTTCTAGTTTATCTCTTGGCAAAGAGTTGAACACCTCTTCTCGATGGGATATGGACTGGAAGACTTTTTGTAGAAAAGTATCTCAATTTTGCTTTTTATCGCATAAATACAGAGGTGCTTACGGTCAATGGGATAAATTTCAGCAATTCGTTGAGGAAGGTGCTGCAAAAGCCTTTTCGGAGTGTGAGGAAATAAATTTTGAATACGAAATTGTGGAGAATAACTTGTTTGAAGAGCCAGAACCTCTCTGGAATTTAGGCTCTATCTGTGAAGAAGATAGGGTGTTGGTTATGAAAATAGAGGAAGGGTTAGAGGCTTTGGATCATTGTGGCTATCTAGGGAAAGAATCTCTAGACAAAGTGAAAGCCTTTGAAAGACAAATTTTGGGTATAAAGAAGTTTTAG